One Leucobacter muris DNA segment encodes these proteins:
- a CDS encoding ABC transporter substrate-binding protein, translated as MAAGLSAAALALTGCGSGGGGAGGGGGEFSGETLNVVAAWSGAEQENFEAVLAEFSSRTGAKVNYTSFGDNGPTYIQGQLEGGTPPNVAVLGQPALMQSLAQNGDIVPVGDGVRSAVEEHYAQDWIDLGSVDGELYGVWFKGANKSTVWYNADIYDEAGAAEPEDWDDFMTQLGLVSDAGYAGISIGADVGWPLTDWFENVYLRTAGAEKYDQLTDHEIPWTDESVKEALGVLAELWGSDLVQPGGDQRDFPTSVTEVFGSDPQAGTVFEGDFVAGNIAADGNSTVGENALFYDFPSVNGSASSVVGGGDVAVQFDDDEATTALMEFLASPEAAEIWVPNGGLTSPNGSVDTSLYPDDVSRQIAEALTGAEELRFDMSDLTPSAFGGTPGQGFWQEMISFYQDPSDIDGTAQRLEDAAVKAYQ; from the coding sequence GTGGCGGCGGGCCTGTCGGCCGCGGCGCTCGCGCTGACGGGCTGCGGATCGGGCGGGGGCGGCGCCGGGGGCGGAGGCGGCGAGTTCTCGGGTGAGACTCTCAACGTCGTGGCGGCCTGGTCGGGCGCCGAGCAGGAGAACTTCGAGGCCGTGCTCGCCGAGTTCAGCTCGCGCACGGGCGCGAAGGTGAACTACACGAGCTTCGGCGACAACGGCCCCACGTACATCCAGGGGCAGCTCGAGGGCGGCACCCCGCCGAACGTCGCCGTGCTGGGCCAGCCTGCCCTCATGCAGTCGCTCGCGCAGAACGGCGACATCGTGCCCGTCGGCGACGGCGTGCGCTCGGCGGTCGAAGAGCACTACGCGCAGGACTGGATCGACCTCGGCAGCGTCGACGGCGAGCTCTACGGCGTGTGGTTCAAGGGCGCGAACAAGTCGACCGTCTGGTACAACGCCGACATCTACGACGAGGCGGGCGCCGCCGAGCCCGAGGACTGGGACGACTTCATGACCCAGCTCGGCCTTGTGAGCGACGCCGGGTACGCGGGGATCTCGATCGGGGCCGACGTCGGCTGGCCGCTGACCGACTGGTTCGAGAACGTGTACCTGCGCACCGCTGGGGCCGAGAAGTACGACCAGCTCACCGACCACGAGATCCCGTGGACCGACGAATCCGTGAAGGAGGCGCTCGGGGTGCTGGCCGAGCTGTGGGGCAGCGATCTCGTGCAGCCGGGCGGCGACCAGCGCGACTTCCCGACGAGCGTGACCGAGGTCTTCGGTTCGGACCCGCAGGCGGGCACCGTGTTCGAGGGCGACTTCGTGGCCGGCAACATCGCTGCCGACGGCAACTCGACGGTGGGTGAGAACGCGCTGTTCTACGACTTCCCGTCGGTGAACGGCTCGGCGTCCTCGGTGGTGGGCGGCGGCGACGTCGCGGTGCAGTTCGACGACGACGAGGCCACGACGGCGCTCATGGAGTTCCTCGCGTCGCCCGAGGCGGCCGAGATCTGGGTGCCGAACGGTGGCCTGACGTCACCCAACGGCTCGGTCGACACCTCGCTCTACCCCGACGACGTCTCGCGGCAGATCGCCGAGGCCCTGACGGGGGCCGAGGAGCTGCGCTTCGACATGTCGGACCTCACCCCGAGCGCCTTCGGGGGCACGCCGGGTCAGGGCTTCTGGCAGGAGATGATCTCCTTCTACCAGGATCCGAGCGACATCGACGGCACGGCGCAGCGTCTCGAGGACGCGGCCGTCAAGGCCTACCAGTAG
- the argB gene encoding acetylglutamate kinase: MTTTTKTLDHEQAAAKAQVLIESLPWLKKFRGRIMVIKFGGNAMIDDSLLAAFAEDVVYLRHTGILPVVVHGGGPQINAMLARLGIESEFKGGYRVTTPEAMDVVRMVLTGKVNPELVDEINAHGPLAAGTTGEDAGLFIGRRRPPVEVDGELMDLGLVGDVIDVRPEPVLALLEAGLIPVVSSIAPDADRPGDSLNINADAAAALAAALAAALGAEKLVILTDVAGLYSNWPDLDSLVSSISATDLERLLPSLESGMIPKMRACLDAVRGGAPKAAIIDGREPHSVLLEIFTERGIGTEVTP, translated from the coding sequence ATGACCACCACCACGAAGACCCTCGACCACGAGCAGGCGGCCGCCAAGGCGCAGGTGCTCATCGAGTCGCTGCCGTGGCTCAAGAAGTTCCGCGGCAGGATCATGGTGATCAAGTTCGGCGGCAACGCGATGATCGACGACTCGCTGCTCGCGGCGTTCGCCGAAGACGTGGTGTACCTGCGGCACACCGGCATCCTGCCGGTGGTCGTGCACGGCGGCGGGCCGCAGATCAACGCGATGCTCGCGCGGCTCGGCATCGAGAGCGAGTTCAAAGGCGGGTACCGCGTCACGACGCCCGAGGCGATGGATGTCGTGCGCATGGTGCTCACCGGCAAGGTGAACCCCGAGCTGGTCGACGAGATCAACGCGCACGGACCGCTCGCGGCCGGCACGACGGGCGAGGACGCGGGCCTGTTCATCGGCCGCCGCCGCCCGCCGGTCGAGGTCGATGGCGAGCTCATGGATCTGGGGCTCGTGGGCGATGTGATCGACGTGCGCCCCGAGCCGGTGCTGGCGCTGCTCGAGGCGGGCCTGATCCCGGTGGTCTCGTCGATCGCGCCCGACGCCGACCGTCCGGGCGATTCCCTGAACATCAACGCCGACGCGGCGGCGGCGCTCGCGGCGGCGCTCGCGGCGGCGCTCGGCGCCGAGAAGCTCGTGATCCTCACCGACGTGGCCGGCCTGTACTCGAACTGGCCCGACCTCGACTCGCTCGTGTCGAGCATCTCGGCGACCGATCTCGAACGGCTGCTGCCGAGCCTCGAGTCCGGCATGATCCCGAAGATGCGCGCCTGCCTCGACGCCGTGCGCGGCGGGGCGCCGAAGGCCGCGATCATCGATGGTCGGGAGCCGCACTCGGTGCTGCTCGAGATCTTCACCGAGCGCGGCATCGGCACCGAGGTCACGCCGTAG
- a CDS encoding HAD-IA family hydrolase — MSVASAPGKPTAGRRIARIASRGLVNAILLIVAVFWLVPTIGLLLTSFRSAGDNASSGWWTVLTKPAELTIENYANLLSNPVITGSFWNTIVIAVPTTVLVVVLGAFAAYAFAWLHFPGRDWLFIAVIVLLAVPLQVALIPLARLFGSLGIFGSVLGVILFHTAFGLPFAIFLLRNFFIQVPEEMLEAARIDGARDWRIFFQIMMPLALPAIASLAIFQFLWTWNDMLVALIFTNTDSQPLTVAIQSQLRQFGANIDVLSAGAFLSMLVPLIVFFAFQRYFVQALLAGVAEVASGRAHRLIDRYDAYLFDLDGVITPTVDLHMRAWAETFDRLFAALGEAPYRESDYYESLDGRPRFEGVAALLRARGISLPQGEPGDDGYESVIGVGNRKNGAFTEVLQRDGIDPYPGSLLLLDRLAELERPLAVVSSSRNAEAVLRAAGLRDRFAAVVDGVVAEREGLPGKPAPDTFLRGAELLGAAPERTAVFEDAASGVAAARAGGFGLVVGVDRGAGGATLTAAGADTVVTDLEELAR; from the coding sequence ATGAGCGTGGCATCCGCCCCGGGCAAGCCGACGGCCGGCCGGCGCATCGCCCGGATCGCGAGCCGAGGGCTCGTCAACGCGATCCTGCTGATCGTCGCCGTCTTCTGGCTCGTGCCCACGATCGGCCTGCTGCTCACCTCGTTCCGCAGCGCGGGCGACAACGCCTCGAGCGGCTGGTGGACGGTGCTGACGAAGCCGGCCGAGCTCACGATCGAGAACTACGCCAACCTGCTGTCGAACCCCGTGATCACCGGGTCGTTCTGGAACACGATCGTCATCGCGGTGCCGACGACGGTGCTCGTCGTCGTGCTCGGCGCGTTCGCCGCCTACGCGTTCGCGTGGCTGCACTTCCCGGGCCGCGACTGGCTGTTCATCGCCGTGATCGTGCTGCTCGCGGTGCCGCTGCAGGTGGCGCTGATCCCGCTCGCGCGCCTCTTCGGATCGCTCGGCATCTTCGGCAGCGTGCTGGGGGTGATCCTGTTCCACACGGCATTCGGCCTGCCGTTCGCGATCTTCCTGCTGCGCAACTTCTTCATCCAGGTGCCGGAGGAGATGCTCGAGGCGGCCCGCATCGACGGTGCGAGGGACTGGAGGATCTTCTTCCAGATCATGATGCCCCTCGCGCTGCCCGCGATCGCCTCGCTCGCCATCTTCCAGTTCCTCTGGACCTGGAACGACATGCTGGTGGCGCTGATCTTCACGAACACCGACTCGCAGCCGCTCACTGTTGCGATCCAGTCACAGCTGCGTCAATTCGGTGCGAACATCGACGTGCTCTCAGCCGGGGCGTTCCTCTCCATGCTGGTTCCGCTGATAGTGTTTTTCGCGTTCCAGCGATACTTCGTACAAGCACTGCTGGCGGGGGTCGCAGAAGTAGCTTCCGGAAGGGCACACCGTTTGATCGACCGCTACGACGCCTACCTGTTCGACCTGGACGGGGTGATCACACCGACCGTCGACCTGCACATGCGGGCGTGGGCCGAGACCTTCGACCGCCTGTTCGCCGCCCTGGGGGAGGCTCCGTACCGCGAGAGCGACTACTACGAGTCGCTCGACGGTCGGCCCCGGTTCGAGGGGGTGGCCGCGCTGCTGCGCGCTCGCGGCATCTCCCTGCCGCAGGGCGAACCCGGCGACGACGGCTACGAGAGCGTGATCGGCGTCGGCAACCGCAAGAACGGCGCCTTCACCGAGGTGCTGCAGCGCGACGGCATCGACCCCTACCCGGGATCGCTGCTGCTGCTCGACCGTCTCGCCGAGCTGGAGCGCCCCCTCGCGGTGGTCTCGAGCTCGCGCAACGCGGAGGCCGTGCTGCGGGCCGCGGGGCTGCGGGATCGCTTCGCCGCCGTGGTGGACGGCGTCGTCGCCGAGCGGGAGGGACTGCCCGGCAAGCCGGCGCCCGACACCTTCCTGAGGGGCGCCGAGCTGCTCGGCGCGGCCCCCGAGCGCACCGCCGTGTTCGAAGACGCCGCTTCGGGCGTCGCCGCGGCGCGCGCGGGCGGATTCGGCCTGGTGGTGGGCGTCGATCGCGGCGCCGGGGGAGCAACGCTCACGGCGGCGGGAGCCGACACCGTGGTCACGGATCTGGAGGAGCTTGCACGATGA
- the argJ gene encoding bifunctional glutamate N-acetyltransferase/amino-acid acetyltransferase ArgJ, which yields MSVTAPQGFRSAGIAVGLKSTGKPDLALVVNDGPERASAVVFTSNRAQANPILWSRKVAQNGQARAVILNSGGANCFTGDFGYETTRLTAEAVAAAIGEPDAERILVCSTGLIGTGDQAFRDKIVHNVPTLAAALAADDTTAPAAILTTDSVEKTVVHTGDGWTIGAMAKGAGMLAPGLATMLVVITTDALLDGEALDRALRRATATSFDRLDSDGCMSTNDQVTLLASGASGVSPDEEAFSDALAAVCDSLAAQLQADAEGASHDIDIEVRGAASPADAVEVGRSVARNNLFKAAIFGNDPNWGRVLAAIGTTDAAFDPYQVDVSFNGVRLCHAGGPDRPVEECDLAPRRTRVEIELFAGDHTATIRTNDLTHDYVHENSAYSS from the coding sequence ATGAGCGTCACCGCACCCCAGGGATTCAGGTCGGCCGGCATCGCCGTCGGCCTCAAGAGCACGGGCAAACCCGACCTCGCCCTCGTCGTGAATGACGGCCCCGAGCGTGCCTCGGCCGTCGTGTTCACGAGCAACCGGGCGCAGGCCAACCCGATCCTGTGGAGCCGCAAGGTCGCGCAGAACGGCCAGGCGCGCGCGGTGATCCTCAACTCGGGCGGCGCCAACTGCTTCACGGGCGACTTCGGCTACGAGACGACCCGGCTCACGGCCGAGGCGGTCGCCGCCGCCATCGGCGAGCCCGACGCCGAGCGGATACTCGTCTGCTCGACCGGGCTCATCGGCACAGGAGACCAGGCCTTCCGCGACAAGATCGTGCACAACGTGCCGACGCTCGCGGCCGCGCTCGCCGCAGACGACACGACCGCCCCCGCGGCGATCCTCACCACCGACTCCGTCGAGAAGACCGTGGTGCACACGGGCGACGGCTGGACCATCGGGGCGATGGCGAAGGGGGCGGGCATGCTCGCGCCGGGCCTCGCGACCATGCTCGTGGTGATCACCACCGATGCGCTGCTCGACGGGGAGGCGCTGGACCGCGCGCTGCGCCGCGCGACCGCGACGAGCTTCGACCGGCTCGACAGCGACGGCTGCATGTCGACGAACGACCAGGTGACGCTGCTCGCGAGCGGAGCGTCGGGCGTCTCGCCCGACGAGGAGGCGTTCTCCGACGCGCTCGCCGCCGTCTGCGACAGCCTCGCAGCGCAGCTGCAGGCCGACGCGGAGGGCGCGAGCCACGACATCGACATCGAGGTGCGCGGGGCCGCAAGCCCAGCCGATGCCGTCGAGGTGGGCCGCTCAGTCGCGCGCAACAACCTCTTCAAGGCCGCCATCTTCGGCAACGACCCGAACTGGGGCCGCGTGCTCGCCGCGATCGGCACCACCGACGCGGCCTTCGACCCCTACCAGGTCGACGTCAGCTTCAACGGCGTGCGCCTCTGCCATGCGGGCGGCCCCGATCGCCCCGTCGAGGAGTGCGACCTCGCACCGCGCCGCACCCGCGTCGAGATCGAACTCTTCGCGGGCGACCACACCGCCACCATCCGCACCAACGACCTGACGCACGACTACGTGCACGAGAACTCGGCGTACTCCTCGTGA
- a CDS encoding carbohydrate ABC transporter permease, translating into MILAYVWIWAGFAMVMIASGLSAMDRSLQEAARTDGASEWQVFTRITAPLLAPVLVVVFVTLIINVLKIFDLVYVIPPGASKPAANVIAVEMWTVSFGGGSNQGLGSALAILLLVLVLPSMIINVRRFREERSR; encoded by the coding sequence GTGATCCTCGCCTACGTCTGGATCTGGGCGGGCTTCGCGATGGTGATGATCGCCTCGGGGCTCTCGGCCATGGACCGCTCGCTGCAGGAGGCCGCCCGCACCGACGGTGCGAGCGAGTGGCAGGTCTTCACCCGCATCACGGCCCCCCTGCTCGCGCCCGTGCTGGTGGTGGTGTTCGTCACGCTCATCATCAACGTGCTGAAGATCTTCGATCTCGTCTACGTGATCCCGCCGGGCGCCTCGAAACCCGCGGCGAACGTGATCGCGGTGGAGATGTGGACGGTCTCGTTCGGCGGTGGCAGCAACCAGGGTCTGGGGTCGGCGCTCGCGATCCTGCTGCTCGTGCTCGTGCTGCCCTCGATGATCATCAACGTCCGCAGATTCCGAGAGGAGAGGAGCCGATGA
- a CDS encoding glycoside hydrolase family 65 protein gives MNPELFDIPVENLHRDFGEDPWRLVVRGIDPELAGQDETLFSLANGYLGLRGNHEEGLPLGSHGTFINGLHETWRIRHAENAYGFAEHGQTIVNVPDMKTIRIYVDDERLNLESSEILDVQRILDLRAGTLTRTLLWLTPTGKRVRVETRRMVSFTSRHLATLEMRVTVLDADADLTLSSLVVNRQDLRRVHTERAATGMADPRKSEQLTERILDPGPARHEGGRSVLSYRVHDSGMTMGVGVDHDFDGGDENEWQTRVETSSDRVRHLFQGTARQGRTVRLVKTAAYHSSATAGPEELLDRCVHTLAKVAAEPPELRWERQRDFLAEFWERSDVQVEAEPGVQQAIRWNLFQLAQASARADGRGIAAKGLTGSGYSGHYFWDSEIYVLPFLTYTTPLWARNALRARERMLEQARRRAVTLNEDGALFPWRTINGEEASAYYAAGTAAYHINADVTYALARYVFATGDLEYLLSGACDVPVETARLWRSLGFWRTDRDGVRRFHIHGVTGPDEYTTVVNDNLFTNVMARFNLRVAAHMVRRLEQEAPEVYAELLDRLRLDPDEVVAWEEAADAMNVPYSEEMGIHPQDAHFLDREVWDLAATPPEQKPLLLHFHPLVIYRFQVLKQADVVLALLLASEEFTREEKRNDFEYYDALTTGDSTLSAVVQSIIAAEVGYPELAYRYFEHALRVDLDNLHRNSADGVHIASTGGVWMTLVQGFAGLRDAAGRQLSFDPRLPGHWDSLRFKLVWRGRRIAVELRRRSIAFEMVEGDTPVSVSVRGERFDVEPGQRREVLLADQGPNLGPFRGLSAGMLPREGDTGTLPPLYPDVPTVTTEIPTREYSEI, from the coding sequence ATGAACCCCGAACTCTTCGACATCCCGGTCGAGAACCTGCACCGCGACTTCGGCGAGGATCCCTGGCGCCTCGTGGTGCGCGGCATCGATCCCGAACTCGCGGGGCAGGACGAGACGCTGTTCTCGCTCGCGAACGGCTACCTCGGCCTGCGCGGCAACCACGAGGAGGGCCTGCCGCTCGGCAGCCACGGCACCTTCATCAACGGCCTGCACGAAACCTGGCGCATCCGCCACGCCGAGAACGCCTACGGCTTCGCGGAGCACGGGCAGACGATCGTCAACGTGCCCGACATGAAGACGATCCGCATCTACGTCGACGACGAGCGGCTCAACCTCGAGTCGTCAGAGATCCTCGATGTGCAGCGCATCCTCGACCTGCGCGCCGGCACGCTCACCCGCACGCTGCTGTGGCTCACCCCGACGGGCAAGCGGGTGCGGGTGGAGACGCGGCGCATGGTGTCGTTCACGTCGCGGCACCTGGCGACGCTCGAGATGCGCGTCACGGTGCTCGACGCCGACGCCGATCTCACCCTGTCGAGCCTCGTCGTCAATCGCCAGGATCTGCGGCGCGTGCACACCGAGCGGGCCGCGACCGGCATGGCGGACCCCCGCAAGAGCGAGCAGCTGACCGAGCGCATCCTCGATCCGGGGCCCGCGCGCCACGAGGGCGGCCGCAGCGTGCTGAGCTACCGCGTGCACGACTCCGGCATGACCATGGGCGTGGGAGTCGACCACGATTTCGACGGCGGCGACGAGAACGAGTGGCAGACCCGCGTCGAAACCTCCTCGGACCGCGTGCGGCACCTGTTCCAGGGCACCGCCAGACAGGGGCGCACGGTTCGCCTCGTCAAGACCGCGGCCTACCACTCCTCGGCGACGGCCGGTCCGGAGGAGCTGCTCGACCGCTGCGTGCACACGCTCGCGAAGGTCGCGGCCGAGCCGCCCGAGCTGCGCTGGGAGCGGCAGCGGGACTTCCTGGCCGAGTTCTGGGAGCGCAGCGACGTGCAGGTCGAGGCCGAGCCCGGCGTGCAGCAGGCGATCCGCTGGAACCTGTTCCAGCTCGCCCAGGCATCAGCCCGCGCCGACGGGCGCGGCATCGCCGCCAAGGGCCTCACCGGTTCCGGGTACAGCGGCCACTACTTCTGGGACTCCGAGATCTACGTGCTGCCGTTCCTGACGTACACCACCCCGCTGTGGGCCCGCAACGCGCTGCGCGCCCGCGAGCGGATGCTGGAGCAGGCGAGGCGCCGGGCGGTGACGCTGAACGAGGACGGTGCGCTGTTCCCCTGGCGCACCATCAACGGCGAGGAGGCGAGCGCCTACTACGCGGCCGGCACCGCCGCTTACCACATCAACGCCGACGTCACATACGCGCTGGCCCGCTACGTCTTCGCGACGGGCGACCTCGAGTACCTGCTGTCGGGAGCGTGCGACGTCCCCGTCGAGACGGCGCGGCTCTGGCGCAGCCTGGGGTTCTGGCGCACCGACCGCGACGGGGTGAGGCGCTTCCACATCCACGGTGTGACCGGCCCCGACGAGTACACCACCGTGGTCAACGACAACCTCTTCACCAACGTGATGGCGCGCTTCAATCTGCGAGTCGCGGCGCACATGGTGCGCCGGCTCGAGCAGGAGGCCCCCGAGGTGTACGCCGAGCTGCTGGACCGCCTGCGCCTCGACCCCGACGAGGTCGTGGCGTGGGAGGAGGCGGCCGACGCGATGAACGTGCCCTACTCGGAGGAGATGGGCATCCACCCGCAGGATGCGCACTTCCTCGACCGCGAGGTCTGGGACCTCGCCGCGACCCCGCCCGAGCAGAAGCCGCTGCTGCTGCACTTCCACCCGCTCGTGATCTACCGCTTCCAGGTGCTCAAGCAGGCCGACGTGGTGCTGGCGCTGCTGCTCGCGAGCGAGGAGTTCACCCGCGAGGAGAAGCGCAACGACTTCGAATACTACGACGCGCTCACCACGGGCGACTCGACGCTCTCGGCCGTCGTGCAGTCGATCATCGCGGCCGAGGTCGGCTACCCCGAGCTCGCGTACCGCTACTTCGAGCACGCGCTGCGCGTCGATCTCGACAACCTGCACCGCAACTCGGCCGACGGTGTGCACATCGCCTCGACCGGCGGCGTCTGGATGACGCTCGTGCAGGGCTTCGCGGGGCTGCGCGACGCGGCCGGGCGCCAGCTGAGCTTCGACCCCAGGCTGCCGGGTCACTGGGACTCCCTGCGCTTCAAACTGGTCTGGCGGGGGCGCCGCATCGCGGTGGAGCTGCGCCGGCGCAGCATCGCCTTCGAGATGGTCGAGGGCGACACCCCCGTCTCGGTGAGCGTGCGGGGCGAGCGCTTCGACGTCGAGCCGGGGCAGCGGCGCGAGGTGCTTCTCGCGGATCAGGGCCCGAACCTCGGTCCGTTCCGCGGCCTTTCGGCCGGGATGCTGCCGAGGGAGGGCGACACGGGCACCCTGCCGCCGCTCTACCCCGACGTGCCCACGGTCACCACCGAGATCCCGACGCGCGAGTACTCCGAGATCTGA
- a CDS encoding prepilin peptidase, producing MAPGSQAAVLLTAWLIVGSAVLGLFVGSPLAAIVRRVPRGEPLRLGRRGSIGASAPLMGVTAVVFALVAAWYASADAVGPGSGSAGGPAAESGVVAGAWRATAMLGPPAHAVAWWLGLAAYLWFAGAGIALVLIDLEHRRLPDRIVLPSLVAVVALLTVSSVLGGDWGRLAATLGGSAVVFAVYLWLALAARGGLGGGDLKLAPLIGAALGFAGAGALLVGVLSGFALGAAAGLVLVALRRASRTRAFPFGPCMLLGAWAGLVWGARISEACLGLTYGA from the coding sequence GTGGCGCCCGGCTCCCAGGCGGCCGTGCTGCTCACGGCCTGGCTCATCGTCGGCTCGGCGGTGCTCGGGCTGTTCGTCGGCTCACCGCTCGCCGCGATCGTGCGGCGGGTGCCGCGGGGCGAGCCGCTGAGGCTCGGCCGCCGCGGGTCGATCGGAGCGAGCGCCCCGCTGATGGGGGTGACGGCGGTCGTCTTCGCGCTCGTCGCGGCGTGGTACGCCTCGGCCGATGCGGTCGGGCCGGGCTCCGGGTCGGCCGGCGGGCCGGCGGCCGAGTCGGGCGTCGTCGCGGGTGCTTGGCGGGCGACCGCGATGCTCGGCCCGCCGGCGCACGCGGTCGCATGGTGGCTGGGGCTCGCGGCGTACCTCTGGTTCGCGGGGGCGGGGATCGCGCTCGTGCTCATCGACCTCGAGCATCGCCGGCTGCCCGACCGGATCGTGCTGCCGAGCCTCGTCGCGGTCGTCGCGTTGCTGACCGTCTCGAGCGTGCTCGGCGGCGACTGGGGGCGCCTGGCGGCGACGCTCGGGGGCTCCGCGGTCGTCTTCGCCGTCTATCTGTGGCTCGCCCTCGCGGCGCGCGGCGGCCTGGGCGGCGGCGATCTCAAGCTGGCGCCGCTGATCGGCGCCGCGCTGGGGTTTGCGGGGGCGGGCGCGCTGCTGGTGGGGGTGCTCAGCGGCTTCGCGCTGGGCGCCGCGGCGGGGCTGGTGCTCGTCGCGCTGCGTCGTGCCTCGCGCACGCGCGCCTTCCCGTTCGGCCCGTGCATGCTGCTCGGCGCCTGGGCCGGCCTGGTGTGGGGAGCGCGGATCTCGGAGGCGTGCCTCGGCCTGACGTACGGAGCGTGA
- a CDS encoding carbohydrate ABC transporter permease, which translates to MSRTLTVPVQIRDRGRSVRGRGRARRWLVVASFLGPGLLVLGALVVYPIVYTVVRSFFDKSGASFVGWQNYVTMFTNDTTFTAIRNNLMWVIVAPVTVTVIGLIFAVLVDKLGWKTAFRLIVFMPMAISMLAAGVIFRGMFQESPQLGVVNAAIVSVQSIFGEQSSYPGAKPREGLGIEAEGGIIATSEAVAAGSVQDFPLTGIRQSSLPEDAADAREAPAPGGTEISGTVFLDVIRGGGGSEGAIEDGQEGPRGGAGRRRGGGRLDPRLRDDGGRRRLHDRGPRRG; encoded by the coding sequence ATGAGCCGCACGCTCACGGTGCCGGTGCAGATCCGCGACCGCGGACGGAGCGTCCGCGGTCGCGGCCGAGCACGGCGCTGGCTGGTCGTGGCCTCGTTCCTCGGCCCCGGCCTGCTCGTGCTCGGGGCGCTCGTCGTGTACCCGATCGTGTACACGGTGGTGCGCTCCTTCTTCGACAAGAGCGGCGCCTCGTTCGTGGGGTGGCAGAACTACGTCACCATGTTCACGAACGACACCACCTTCACGGCGATCCGCAACAACCTCATGTGGGTGATCGTCGCCCCGGTGACGGTCACGGTCATCGGACTCATCTTCGCGGTGCTCGTCGACAAGCTGGGCTGGAAGACGGCGTTCCGGCTCATCGTGTTCATGCCGATGGCGATCTCGATGCTCGCCGCCGGCGTCATCTTCCGGGGCATGTTCCAGGAGAGCCCCCAGCTCGGCGTGGTGAACGCCGCGATCGTGAGCGTGCAGAGCATCTTCGGCGAGCAGTCGAGCTATCCGGGGGCGAAACCGCGCGAGGGGCTCGGGATCGAGGCCGAGGGCGGGATCATCGCGACGAGCGAGGCGGTCGCCGCGGGATCGGTGCAGGACTTCCCGCTCACCGGGATCCGGCAGAGCTCGCTGCCCGAGGACGCCGCCGACGCCCGCGAGGCGCCCGCGCCGGGCGGCACCGAGATATCGGGCACCGTGTTCCTCGACGTGATCCGGGGCGGAGGCGGCTCCGAGGGGGCGATCGAGGATGGGCAAGAAGGGCCTCGAGGGGGTGCGGGTCGACGCCGTGGCGGAGGACGGCTCGATCCGCGGCTACGCGACGACGGGGGCCGGCGGCGTCTACACGATCGAGGGCCTCGCCGCGGGTGA
- the fdxA gene encoding ferredoxin, which translates to MTYVIALPCVDVKDRACVDECPVDCIYEGERSLYIHPDECVDCGACEPVCPVEAIYYEDDLPEEWADYYKANVEFFDEVGSPGGAAKVGVYDFDHPIIAALPPQGE; encoded by the coding sequence GTGACGTATGTGATCGCTCTTCCGTGCGTCGACGTGAAGGATCGCGCCTGCGTCGACGAGTGCCCGGTCGACTGCATCTACGAGGGCGAGCGCTCGCTCTACATCCACCCTGACGAGTGCGTCGACTGCGGAGCATGCGAACCGGTCTGCCCGGTCGAGGCCATCTACTACGAAGACGATCTGCCCGAGGAATGGGCCGACTACTACAAGGCCAACGTCGAGTTCTTCGACGAGGTCGGGTCGCCGGGCGGTGCGGCGAAGGTCGGGGTCTACGACTTCGACCACCCCATCATCGCGGCCCTGCCGCCGCAGGGCGAGTAG